In Microbulbifer celer, a single window of DNA contains:
- a CDS encoding extracellular catalytic domain type 1 short-chain-length polyhydroxyalkanoate depolymerase, translated as MTNRKQHILQSAGLGLSLICSANVADAGSWQQNVSIGGFNKVHVYTPDTASPIGDGKSLLIVLHGCTQSIDAYLSANLEQAAEKFGMVVAVPDAMNKAGFSCWSYWQGTKSRTSGDYKNLINLANAMSGDAARDIDPDQVYIAGLSSGASFANTTACIAPDVFAGMGISAGPSIGTSSSGAIGSCETANVTSRCNSYAGSYASHFDTQISSIAHGTSDTTVDDCYNTQNAEGMAGVYGVNQLPGSNTYSDGSRTASETLWEDGRVSMLWLNGVDHSWSGGQGANGSYISGAGINYASYLGQYFSENNRRVDRNQGPVLSDISLSTSGNQILVSGTATDQEGSVQVVEATFDGDTSSSVSGGTDATDFFSLTSPALADDLYLVTVAATDNAGASGEPFSQTVRVGPEPPASAPVLSEVTANVAAQCVTISGSVVDENQNLDTVEVAFNNSTVTASVAGTSFSAEQCNLPGGNGSATVTATDLTDLSSSTTVGFEVDAGVTATLDTHIADGRLDYTNYANCYLEYSTAAFRLDELPAGGGQCQWQDDDRSCTGPTVACSGSSGGSSSGGSSGGGEGDCTEQSAYNYYHKTAGRAYSTGNPMAPDYFAQGTDEPMQGSTWGLNTLSSADGQNWSVGSCP; from the coding sequence ATGACAAACAGAAAACAACACATCCTCCAGAGCGCAGGCCTGGGACTCTCCTTGATATGCAGTGCCAATGTTGCAGACGCAGGCAGCTGGCAGCAGAACGTGTCCATCGGCGGCTTCAACAAAGTGCATGTCTACACACCTGACACGGCTTCCCCCATCGGCGATGGCAAATCTCTACTGATAGTACTCCATGGCTGCACCCAGTCCATCGACGCCTACCTGAGCGCCAACCTGGAGCAGGCCGCTGAAAAATTCGGCATGGTGGTGGCAGTGCCGGACGCCATGAATAAAGCCGGTTTCAGCTGCTGGTCCTACTGGCAGGGCACCAAATCGCGCACCTCTGGTGACTACAAGAACCTGATCAACCTGGCCAATGCCATGAGCGGAGATGCCGCCCGCGACATCGATCCCGACCAGGTCTATATCGCGGGATTGTCCTCCGGTGCTTCATTTGCCAACACCACCGCCTGTATCGCGCCAGATGTGTTTGCTGGTATGGGGATCAGTGCGGGCCCCAGCATCGGCACCAGCTCCAGCGGCGCCATCGGCAGCTGCGAAACCGCCAATGTCACCAGTCGCTGCAACAGCTACGCAGGCAGTTACGCCAGCCATTTTGATACCCAGATCTCTTCCATTGCCCACGGTACGAGCGATACGACGGTAGACGACTGTTACAACACGCAGAATGCCGAGGGCATGGCCGGGGTCTACGGCGTCAACCAATTGCCGGGCAGCAACACATACAGCGATGGCAGCCGCACCGCCAGTGAAACCCTGTGGGAAGACGGCCGTGTGTCCATGCTCTGGCTCAATGGCGTCGACCACTCCTGGTCCGGCGGACAGGGTGCCAACGGCAGCTATATCAGTGGTGCCGGCATCAATTACGCCAGTTATCTCGGCCAGTATTTCAGCGAAAACAATCGGCGTGTTGATCGCAATCAGGGGCCGGTGCTGAGCGATATCTCTCTTTCCACCAGTGGCAATCAGATTCTGGTAAGCGGCACCGCCACAGACCAGGAAGGCTCGGTACAAGTTGTAGAAGCCACATTTGACGGCGACACCAGCAGTTCGGTGAGCGGAGGCACCGACGCCACTGATTTTTTTTCCCTGACCAGCCCGGCACTGGCCGATGATCTCTATCTGGTGACGGTCGCCGCCACCGACAATGCAGGTGCAAGCGGAGAACCTTTCTCACAGACAGTCCGTGTGGGGCCGGAACCACCCGCCAGTGCACCGGTACTGAGCGAAGTCACCGCTAACGTCGCCGCGCAGTGCGTTACCATTTCCGGCTCTGTAGTGGATGAAAACCAGAACCTGGATACCGTCGAAGTGGCCTTCAACAATAGCACTGTGACGGCCTCTGTTGCGGGCACCAGCTTTTCCGCAGAACAGTGCAACCTGCCCGGAGGCAACGGCAGCGCCACCGTAACCGCGACGGACCTGACAGATCTCTCGAGTAGCACAACCGTTGGCTTCGAGGTGGATGCCGGTGTAACCGCAACGCTGGACACCCATATCGCCGATGGACGCCTGGATTACACCAATTACGCCAACTGCTATCTGGAATACAGCACTGCTGCGTTCCGTCTCGACGAGCTTCCAGCAGGCGGCGGTCAGTGCCAGTGGCAGGATGACGACAGGTCCTGCACAGGTCCGACGGTGGCGTGTTCTGGCAGCAGCGGTGGAAGCAGTAGTGGTGGCAGCAGCGGTGGTGGCGAGGGCGATTGCACCGAGCAATCTGCTTATAACTACTACCACAAGACCGCCGGACGGGCGTACAGCACCGGTAACCCGATGGCTCCGGACTATTTCGCACAAGGGACCGATGAGCCAATGCAGGGGTCTACCTGGGGCCTCAACACCCTGAGCAGTGCTGACGGACAGAACTGGTCGGTCGGAAGCTGCCCCTGA
- the rnt gene encoding ribonuclease T codes for MTPAEEPNGPKSALAQRFRGFLPVVLDLESGGFNARTDALLEVSAVILNMNDDGDLYPESVHSFHIEPFDGANIEQSALDFIGIDLESPDRDALPEEIALPEMFRAIRKAIKHHSCTRAVMVAHNAHFDLGFINAAVERCGIKRNPFHPFSCFDTATLSGLAYGQTVLAKACQVAGIPFDNSSAHAADYDASKTAELFCGIVNRWKALGGWPPLPPEADNPESTVDSESPKSE; via the coding sequence GTGACTCCAGCAGAAGAACCCAACGGCCCCAAGAGTGCTCTGGCGCAACGTTTTCGCGGCTTCCTGCCGGTGGTGCTGGATCTGGAAAGTGGCGGTTTCAATGCGCGCACTGACGCCCTGCTGGAAGTGTCCGCCGTGATCCTCAATATGAACGACGATGGGGACCTGTACCCGGAGTCGGTCCACAGCTTCCATATCGAGCCATTCGACGGCGCGAACATCGAGCAGTCGGCACTGGACTTTATCGGTATCGACCTGGAATCCCCCGACCGCGATGCACTGCCGGAAGAGATTGCGCTACCGGAAATGTTCCGTGCCATTCGCAAGGCCATCAAACACCACAGCTGCACCCGTGCGGTGATGGTGGCGCACAACGCGCACTTTGATCTGGGCTTTATCAATGCGGCGGTCGAGCGCTGCGGTATCAAGCGCAACCCTTTCCACCCGTTTTCCTGCTTTGATACCGCCACCCTCTCCGGGCTGGCCTACGGACAGACGGTACTGGCCAAGGCCTGTCAGGTTGCGGGTATCCCCTTCGATAACAGCAGCGCCCACGCCGCAGACTACGATGCATCCAAAACTGCAGAACTGTTCTGCGGCATCGTCAACCGCTGGAAGGCTCTCGGCGGCTGGCCACCCCTGCCACCAGAAGCCGACAATCCTGAATCAACAGTGGACTCCGAATCCCCCAAGAGTGAATAA
- the pyrC gene encoding dihydroorotase: METEQKITLRAPDDWHIHLRDGDALPRTVGDAARQFRRAIIMPNLVPPVTNAQGAQAYKARIQDSIPEGTQFEPLMVIYLTDNTTPEIVREAHAAGVVAAKLYPAGATTNSDSGVTDIKNIYPALAEMQECGMKLLLHGEVTTSDIDIFDRERIFIETILGRVVDDFPTLKVVLEHITTAQAAEFVASAREGVAATITAHHLLYNRNHMLVGGIRPHYYCLPILKRGDHQSALIDAATSGNPRFFLGTDSAPHIQGKKESACGCAGCYTAYTALELYAEVFERAGKLDRLQSFASEFGPDFYGLPRNTGTVTLVKSPWTVPAGLPMGEEALIPLAAGETLNWRLQAAE; this comes from the coding sequence GTGGAAACCGAGCAGAAAATTACCCTGCGTGCCCCTGATGACTGGCACATTCATCTACGCGATGGGGACGCCCTGCCCCGCACCGTCGGCGATGCGGCACGTCAGTTCCGTCGCGCCATCATCATGCCCAACCTGGTACCACCGGTCACCAACGCCCAGGGTGCGCAGGCCTACAAAGCGCGCATCCAGGACAGTATTCCCGAGGGTACGCAGTTCGAGCCGCTGATGGTCATCTACCTGACCGATAACACGACCCCTGAAATCGTGCGCGAGGCGCATGCAGCGGGCGTGGTCGCCGCGAAGCTCTATCCGGCCGGTGCCACCACCAACTCTGACTCAGGCGTCACTGATATCAAGAATATCTATCCGGCCCTGGCAGAAATGCAGGAGTGCGGCATGAAACTGCTGCTGCACGGAGAGGTGACTACCAGCGATATCGATATCTTCGACCGCGAGCGGATTTTCATCGAGACCATTCTCGGCCGCGTTGTGGATGATTTCCCCACTCTCAAGGTGGTGCTGGAACATATCACCACCGCCCAAGCGGCCGAGTTTGTTGCCAGCGCCCGTGAGGGCGTCGCAGCCACCATTACCGCCCACCACCTGCTCTACAACCGCAACCACATGCTGGTGGGGGGCATCCGCCCACACTACTACTGCCTGCCAATCCTCAAGCGTGGCGACCACCAGAGCGCACTGATCGATGCGGCGACCAGCGGCAATCCCAGGTTTTTCCTCGGCACCGATTCCGCCCCCCACATCCAGGGTAAAAAGGAATCAGCCTGTGGCTGCGCGGGCTGTTATACCGCCTACACCGCCCTTGAACTGTATGCGGAAGTATTCGAGCGCGCGGGCAAGCTGGATCGACTGCAGAGCTTTGCCAGTGAATTTGGCCCTGACTTCTACGGCCTGCCCCGCAACACCGGTACCGTAACACTGGTAAAATCTCCATGGACAGTGCCCGCGGGTTTACCCATGGGCGAGGAAGCACTGATCCCGCTGGCCGCCGGTGAAACACTGAACTGGCGTCTGCAAGCGGCCGAGTGA
- a CDS encoding argininosuccinate synthase, which yields MSKIDKVVLAYSGGLDTSVIVRWLQDTYDCEVVTFTADIGQGEEVEPARAKAEALGVKEIYIDDLREEFVRDYVFPMFRANTIYEGEYLLGTSIARPLIAKRLIEIANETGADAISHGATGKGNDQVRFELGAYALKPGIQVIAPWREWDLNSREKLMEYCEQHKIPVDFSGKKKKSPYSMDANLLHISYEGGVLEEPWAEAEEEMWRWSVSPEAAPDQPTYITLQYKGGDPVAIDGEEMSPAALLEKLNKLGGANGIGRLDIVENRYVGMKSRGCYETPGGTILLKAHRAIESITLDREVAHLKDELMPRYAKLIYNGYWWSPEREMLQAAIDQSQSVVNGEVRLKLYKGSVTAVGRRSEDSLFDERIATFEDDAGAYDQKDAEGFIKLNALRLRIAAGKGRDLI from the coding sequence ATGAGCAAAATCGATAAGGTGGTATTGGCGTATTCCGGTGGACTGGATACTTCTGTAATCGTTCGCTGGCTGCAGGATACCTACGACTGTGAGGTGGTTACCTTTACCGCGGATATCGGTCAGGGAGAAGAAGTTGAGCCCGCCCGCGCCAAAGCAGAAGCGCTGGGCGTGAAGGAAATCTACATCGACGATCTGCGCGAAGAGTTCGTGCGCGACTATGTATTCCCGATGTTTCGCGCCAACACCATCTATGAAGGCGAGTACCTGCTGGGCACCTCCATCGCCCGTCCATTGATTGCCAAGCGCCTGATCGAGATCGCCAATGAAACCGGTGCTGATGCCATTTCCCATGGCGCCACGGGTAAAGGTAACGATCAGGTACGCTTTGAATTGGGCGCCTACGCTCTGAAGCCGGGCATCCAGGTGATTGCCCCCTGGCGCGAGTGGGATCTCAACTCCCGCGAAAAACTGATGGAATACTGCGAGCAGCACAAAATTCCCGTGGACTTCTCCGGCAAGAAGAAAAAGTCCCCGTACTCCATGGATGCCAACCTGCTGCACATTTCCTACGAGGGCGGTGTGCTGGAAGAACCCTGGGCGGAAGCCGAAGAAGAGATGTGGCGCTGGAGTGTCAGCCCCGAAGCGGCACCGGATCAGCCGACCTATATCACCCTGCAGTACAAAGGCGGCGACCCGGTCGCCATCGATGGTGAGGAAATGAGCCCCGCCGCACTGCTGGAAAAACTGAACAAGCTGGGCGGTGCCAATGGCATCGGCCGTCTCGATATCGTCGAGAATCGCTATGTGGGCATGAAGTCCCGCGGCTGTTACGAAACCCCGGGTGGCACCATTCTGCTCAAGGCCCACCGCGCGATCGAATCCATCACGCTGGACCGCGAAGTGGCGCATCTGAAAGACGAGCTGATGCCGCGCTACGCGAAGCTGATTTACAACGGTTACTGGTGGTCTCCCGAGCGCGAGATGCTGCAGGCGGCCATTGACCAGTCCCAGTCCGTGGTAAACGGGGAAGTGCGTCTGAAACTATACAAAGGCAGCGTGACTGCAGTAGGGCGCCGCTCTGAAGACAGTCTGTTCGATGAGCGCATTGCAACCTTTGAAGATGACGCTGGCGCTTATGATCAGAAAGACGCCGAGGGTTTCATCAAATTGAACGCCTTGCGCCTGCGCATTGCGGCAGGTAAAGGCCGCGACTTGATCTAA
- the ccoN gene encoding cytochrome-c oxidase, cbb3-type subunit I gives MTTTVAETGKLPDYDYNIVRQFTIMSVVWGIVGMGVGVLIAAQLAWPALNDIWQPFTHFGRLRPLHTNGVIFAFGGSVLFATSYYVVQRTCQTRLWGGWMIPFTFWGWQVVILGAIITLPQGITSTKEYAELEWPLDILIALIWIAYALVFFGTIAKRRTSHIYVANWFFGAYIITIAVLHIVNNLAVPISADSWKAYSMYSGTKDAMIQWWYGHNAVGFFLTAAFLGIMYYFVPKQAGRPVYSYQLSIVHFWALISIYVWAGGHHLHYSALPDWTQSLAMVMSVILLAPSWGGMINGIMTLSGAWHKLRTDPTLRFLVVSLSFYGMSTFEGPMMSIKTVNALSHNTDWTIGHVHSGALGWVAMISIGALYHLVPVLWHRKEMYSVKLINAHFWLATVGTVLYIAAMWVNGITQGLMWRAFNADGTLTYSFVESVIASHPGYIVRWLGGAFFLTGMFLMAYNVFRTITDEPEEDEVRHDENLPVAKSA, from the coding sequence ATGACGACTACGGTGGCAGAGACCGGCAAGTTGCCGGACTATGACTACAACATCGTGCGCCAGTTCACCATCATGTCGGTGGTCTGGGGTATTGTTGGCATGGGTGTCGGCGTATTGATCGCCGCGCAGCTGGCATGGCCCGCACTGAATGATATCTGGCAACCTTTCACGCATTTCGGACGTCTCAGACCGCTGCACACCAATGGTGTGATCTTTGCGTTTGGTGGCAGCGTACTGTTTGCAACCTCCTATTACGTGGTCCAGCGCACCTGCCAGACACGGCTGTGGGGCGGTTGGATGATCCCGTTCACCTTCTGGGGATGGCAGGTGGTCATTCTCGGCGCGATCATAACCCTGCCCCAGGGGATTACCTCCACAAAAGAATATGCCGAGCTGGAGTGGCCTCTGGACATCCTGATCGCACTGATCTGGATTGCCTATGCGCTGGTGTTCTTTGGCACCATTGCCAAGCGTCGCACCTCCCACATTTACGTGGCCAACTGGTTCTTCGGTGCTTACATCATCACGATTGCGGTGCTGCATATCGTCAATAACCTGGCGGTGCCGATCAGTGCGGACTCATGGAAAGCCTATTCCATGTATTCCGGCACCAAGGACGCGATGATCCAGTGGTGGTACGGGCACAATGCTGTGGGCTTCTTCCTCACCGCGGCCTTCCTCGGCATCATGTATTACTTCGTGCCCAAGCAGGCTGGCCGGCCGGTATATTCCTACCAGCTGTCCATCGTGCACTTCTGGGCGTTGATCTCCATTTACGTCTGGGCCGGTGGTCACCATCTGCATTACTCCGCGCTGCCGGACTGGACCCAGAGCCTGGCGATGGTGATGTCCGTGATCCTGCTGGCGCCCTCCTGGGGTGGCATGATCAACGGCATCATGACCCTGTCCGGTGCCTGGCACAAACTGCGCACCGACCCGACCCTGCGCTTCCTGGTGGTATCTCTGTCCTTCTACGGTATGTCCACCTTCGAAGGCCCGATGATGTCCATCAAGACCGTGAACGCTCTGTCCCACAACACAGACTGGACGATTGGCCACGTGCACTCCGGTGCTCTCGGCTGGGTGGCAATGATTTCCATCGGTGCCCTGTATCACCTGGTGCCGGTACTGTGGCATCGCAAGGAAATGTACAGCGTGAAATTGATTAACGCACATTTCTGGCTCGCCACCGTGGGCACTGTGCTGTACATCGCAGCTATGTGGGTCAACGGTATTACCCAGGGCCTGATGTGGCGTGCCTTCAACGCCGACGGCACCCTGACTTACAGCTTTGTTGAAAGCGTGATTGCCAGCCATCCGGGTTACATCGTGCGCTGGCTGGGTGGTGCCTTCTTCCTGACCGGCATGTTCCTGATGGCGTACAACGTATTCCGCACCATCACAGATGAGCCCGAGGAAGACGAAGTGCGTCACGATGAAAATCTGCCTGTAGCGAAGTCGGCATAA
- the ccoO gene encoding cytochrome-c oxidase, cbb3-type subunit II — protein MKNHDIVEKNIGLMIVLIVVAISFGGLVEIVPQFFTTNNNEPIAGLEPLGPVELEGRDIYIREGCHVCHTQMIRPLRAEVERYGHYSMAQEYVYDHPFLWGSKRTGPDLARVGGRYSDEWHRAHMYNPRNVVPESIMPSYPWLFDNVVTGEHTADKMRALRVTGVPYTDEDIANASKPFIGGRVTEIDALVAYLQQLGTLVQQKR, from the coding sequence GTGAAGAATCATGACATCGTAGAAAAAAACATCGGCCTGATGATTGTGCTGATCGTGGTAGCGATCAGCTTCGGTGGCCTGGTAGAAATCGTTCCACAGTTTTTTACCACCAACAACAACGAGCCAATTGCCGGTCTTGAGCCGCTGGGCCCGGTAGAGCTTGAAGGGCGTGATATCTATATCCGCGAAGGCTGTCACGTGTGCCATACGCAGATGATTCGCCCGTTGCGTGCGGAGGTGGAGCGTTACGGCCATTACTCCATGGCGCAGGAGTATGTGTATGACCACCCGTTCCTGTGGGGGTCAAAGCGTACCGGCCCGGATCTGGCCCGTGTCGGTGGCCGTTACTCTGATGAGTGGCATCGTGCGCATATGTACAACCCGCGCAACGTGGTGCCGGAATCCATCATGCCGTCATACCCGTGGCTGTTTGACAACGTGGTGACCGGTGAGCATACCGCGGACAAGATGCGTGCATTGCGAGTAACCGGTGTGCCTTACACCGATGAAGATATCGCCAATGCCAGCAAACCTTTTATTGGCGGTCGCGTAACGGAAATTGATGCGTTGGTGGCCTACCTGCAGCAGCTGGGCACTCTGGTGCAGCAGAAACGCTAA
- a CDS encoding cbb3-type cytochrome oxidase subunit 3 codes for MDINVLRQIGVVLGAVAFLAICWWAFSPKRKKRFEEDAKLPFADEQESTKEDAQKSESRSGDEDGAKQEQGQDK; via the coding sequence GTGGATATCAACGTATTGCGGCAAATCGGTGTGGTGCTTGGCGCCGTTGCGTTTCTGGCAATCTGCTGGTGGGCCTTCTCGCCCAAGCGTAAAAAGCGCTTTGAAGAGGACGCCAAATTGCCATTTGCTGACGAACAGGAATCAACAAAAGAGGACGCTCAAAAGAGCGAATCCCGCTCCGGCGATGAAGACGGAGCCAAACAGGAACAGGGGCAAGACAAATGA
- the ccoP gene encoding cytochrome-c oxidase, cbb3-type subunit III, with translation MSTGWSIWVIVLTLTNLALVTWVLFANRKVAVDDQEDPENRTTGHVYDGIEEYDNPLPKWWFLLFILTLVFSAAYLVIYPGMGNFKGIAGWTSVGALKADQAKAQAEFKDTFGQYVDQPIEKIAESREALKMGARIFANNCSVCHGADGGGNYGFPNLTDNDWLYGGTPEKILETLHEGRKGLMPPQGPVIGEEGVKNATEYVLSLNGLEHDAAMAAEGKEVFGTVCMACHGVDGKGNQSLGAPNLTDNIWLYGSSREEIQHTIRGGRSNEMPSQKDKLREDKIRLVAAYVYSLSRQEEVQQ, from the coding sequence ATGAGTACAGGTTGGAGTATCTGGGTAATTGTGCTCACCCTTACCAATCTCGCGCTGGTGACCTGGGTGTTGTTTGCCAACCGCAAGGTGGCAGTGGACGACCAGGAAGACCCGGAGAACCGGACCACTGGCCACGTCTATGACGGCATCGAAGAGTATGACAACCCACTGCCCAAATGGTGGTTTCTGCTCTTCATTCTGACTCTGGTTTTCTCGGCGGCTTACCTGGTTATCTACCCGGGTATGGGTAACTTCAAAGGCATCGCCGGCTGGACCTCAGTAGGTGCCTTGAAAGCGGATCAGGCCAAGGCTCAGGCGGAATTCAAGGATACCTTTGGCCAGTATGTTGACCAGCCGATTGAGAAGATCGCGGAGAGTCGCGAAGCGCTGAAAATGGGCGCACGTATCTTTGCCAACAACTGTTCTGTTTGTCACGGTGCGGACGGCGGTGGCAACTACGGCTTCCCGAACCTGACCGACAACGACTGGTTGTATGGCGGTACCCCGGAAAAAATCCTTGAGACCCTGCATGAGGGGCGCAAGGGGTTGATGCCTCCTCAAGGGCCGGTAATCGGCGAAGAGGGCGTCAAGAACGCGACGGAGTATGTGCTGAGCCTCAATGGGCTGGAACACGACGCCGCCATGGCCGCGGAAGGCAAAGAGGTGTTCGGTACCGTGTGCATGGCCTGTCACGGCGTGGACGGCAAAGGCAACCAGTCTCTGGGCGCTCCCAACCTGACCGACAATATCTGGCTCTACGGCAGCAGCCGCGAAGAGATTCAGCACACCATTCGCGGTGGGCGCAGCAACGAGATGCCGTCGCAGAAAGACAAACTGCGTGAAGACAAGATCCGTCTGGTGGCAGCCTATGTCTACAGCCTGTCGCGCCAGGAAGAAGTGCAGCAGTAA
- the ccoG gene encoding cytochrome c oxidase accessory protein CcoG: MSDRIPTREEQDGDGEVRYRMLYESEDKVYIRHIRGIYTRIRKYTGLPLLLAFFFIPWLNIDGHQAVHFDLPARKFHILWTTFGPQDGFLLAWLLIIAAFALFAITTWLGRVWCGFTCPQTVWTLMFIWAERVCEGDRAKRMKLDQAPWSVEKLLRKGGTHTIWLLISLATALAFVGYFYGIRDLVVDLATFSAHPQGVFWVGLFTFATYMNAGFMREQVCKYMCPYARFQSVMYDKDTLAVYYDTRRGEARGPRKKGTDYKAEGMGDCIDCYWCVQVCPVDIDIRDGMQYECINCGLCVDACNSVMDKMEYPRGLIRFTSEDELETGKTQFARPRLFGYAAVLLLMIGLLAFQVVDRSPVQAEVLRDRGTQMYRLSRGMVQNVYRVKITNMDQRPHEFEVQIEGKEGYDYSLRMQRGVRFAPGEIYSIPIRVSVPREQLKEAKHDIDIVIRAKDAPELEDRHRTVFIGPK, from the coding sequence GTGAGCGATAGAATTCCAACCCGGGAAGAGCAGGATGGCGACGGTGAAGTTCGTTACCGCATGCTCTATGAGTCCGAAGACAAGGTCTACATTCGCCATATCCGTGGCATCTACACCCGCATCCGGAAATATACCGGCCTGCCTTTGCTGTTAGCCTTTTTCTTTATCCCCTGGCTCAATATCGATGGCCATCAGGCGGTCCATTTTGATCTGCCGGCGCGGAAATTCCATATCCTCTGGACCACCTTTGGGCCCCAGGATGGCTTCCTGCTGGCCTGGCTGCTGATCATCGCCGCGTTTGCACTTTTCGCGATCACTACCTGGCTTGGGCGCGTCTGGTGTGGCTTCACCTGTCCGCAGACCGTGTGGACGCTGATGTTCATCTGGGCGGAGCGGGTGTGTGAAGGGGATCGCGCCAAGCGCATGAAGCTGGACCAGGCGCCTTGGAGCGTTGAGAAGCTACTGCGCAAGGGCGGTACTCATACCATCTGGCTGTTGATCTCCCTGGCGACCGCGCTGGCCTTTGTCGGCTATTTCTACGGTATTCGCGATCTCGTGGTGGATCTCGCCACCTTCAGCGCGCACCCGCAAGGGGTGTTCTGGGTTGGCTTATTTACTTTCGCCACTTATATGAATGCGGGTTTTATGCGGGAGCAGGTATGTAAGTACATGTGCCCCTACGCCCGCTTCCAGTCGGTGATGTACGACAAGGATACCCTCGCGGTGTACTATGACACCCGCCGTGGCGAGGCCCGAGGCCCCCGAAAAAAGGGTACCGATTACAAGGCCGAGGGAATGGGCGACTGTATCGACTGTTACTGGTGTGTGCAGGTCTGCCCGGTGGATATCGATATCCGTGATGGCATGCAGTACGAATGCATCAACTGCGGCCTGTGCGTGGATGCCTGCAACAGCGTGATGGACAAGATGGAATATCCGCGGGGGCTGATCCGCTTTACCTCCGAAGACGAGCTGGAAACCGGAAAGACCCAGTTTGCGCGACCGCGCCTGTTCGGTTATGCGGCCGTCCTGCTGTTGATGATAGGCCTGCTGGCGTTCCAGGTGGTGGATCGTTCTCCGGTGCAGGCGGAGGTGTTGCGGGACCGCGGTACCCAGATGTATCGCCTGTCTCGGGGCATGGTGCAGAACGTATACCGGGTCAAGATCACCAATATGGATCAGAGACCCCACGAGTTTGAAGTGCAGATCGAGGGCAAGGAAGGGTACGATTACTCCCTGCGGATGCAGCGTGGGGTGCGGTTTGCACCCGGAGAAATTTATTCCATCCCTATTCGTGTCAGCGTACCCCGGGAGCAACTGAAAGAAGCCAAGCACGATATTGATATCGTCATCCGTGCCAAGGATGCCCCGGAGCTGGAAGACCGGCACCGCACCGTATTTATCGGCCCCAAATAA
- a CDS encoding FixH family protein: protein MVSAQVNQNRDNNEQPRPWYREIWFWILMAPLIMVVIMSTIMVSIAVRYADDTVSDTYYKDSRLYHFMAHQDQRAAELGMAGMVQYDPVEKSISVNLKGDLIYPEQLLLTLSHPVEADLDTHVVVDLLAPGRYRGQLNETLQNRWYLQLSPELDPKQHEKAEWRLKGEINFNLGNGAPLNPAVQ from the coding sequence ATGGTAAGCGCGCAGGTGAATCAGAACCGGGATAACAACGAGCAACCGCGTCCCTGGTATCGGGAGATCTGGTTTTGGATTCTCATGGCACCCCTGATCATGGTGGTGATCATGTCAACGATCATGGTGTCCATCGCGGTGCGTTATGCCGACGATACGGTCAGTGACACCTATTACAAAGACAGCCGCCTGTACCACTTTATGGCACACCAGGATCAGCGCGCGGCGGAGCTGGGTATGGCGGGTATGGTCCAGTATGACCCGGTTGAAAAGAGCATCTCCGTCAATCTCAAGGGGGATCTCATTTACCCCGAGCAGTTGTTGCTGACTTTGAGCCACCCGGTTGAGGCCGATCTGGACACCCATGTCGTGGTGGATCTGCTCGCGCCGGGACGCTATCGTGGACAGCTGAACGAGACGCTGCAAAACCGCTGGTACCTGCAGCTTTCTCCAGAACTGGACCCGAAACAGCACGAAAAAGCCGAATGGCGGCTGAAAGGGGAAATCAACTTCAACCTCGGCAACGGAGCGCCGCTGAATCCCGCTGTCCAATGA